From the Paenibacillus tianjinensis genome, the window TGGGTCCAGCTCATGGATTAACCGTAAGCCCTCCTGGCCGTTACTGCAGGTCCCGCATATCTCGAAGCCAAGCTCCCGCCAGTCAATCCATAGCAGCAAACCTTCGAGAGCACTCGGCTCATCATCAATTAACAGCACTTTATAAGTCATAGCACTCCCCCGCCTCCCATGGGATGAGTCTTCTCCAGCAGCTTCAGCGGGATGCCGAACGAAACTGCAGTTCCCTCACCCGGTACGCTGATAATTTCAAAAGTCACCTGATCGGCATAATACAGCTCCAATCTGCGGTACACATTGCGCATCCCGATATTCAAGCCGGACGAATCCTCGGTGCGGATATTATGCAGCAAATCCTTGAGCTGCGCAGCTTCGATTCCTTTTCCGTTGTCCGAAACCGTAATTTGCAGGCGGTCCTCTAGGGCCGCTGCCCTTACCTTGATGATGCCCAGCCCTTCTATCGTCTGCAGGCCATGCTTACAGGAATTCTCCACGAGCGGCTGCATGCTGAGCTTCGGAATTTTATACTCCAGTGCCTGCTCCTCGATCTCAAACTGATAGTCGAATTTATCACGGAACCTGAATTTCTCAATCTTCAGATACATCTCGATAAACTGCATTTCCTCCTGCAGTGACACCAGGTCCTCCTTCCACCGGAGCAGCCTGCGCAGCAGCTTGGAGAGGCTTTTGATAATATCCGTCACATCGTCATATTTATTTTTGGTGCAGACCACAAGGATCGCGTTCAGCGTATTGAACAGGAAATGAGGATTCATCTGGCTTTGCAGAAAGTTCAGCTCTGCCCTGACCCGTTCCATCTCAAGGTTTTTACTCTGAATTTCCAGCTTATACACATCATTAATCAACGAATTGATCCGCGAGGTCATCCTGTTGAAATTATGAATCAGGCCGCCGATTTCATCGCGTCCCTCGTCAATCCGGATCAGCTCAAACTTCTCGTTGGTTACCTTCTGCATGTGTCTCGAGAGCCGCTTCACCCGGTAATTGTAGGATCTCAGCATCACATAAATAAAAGCAGAGGTCAGCAGCGTGACCGTGGTCGCCAGCACAGCTGCATACAGCCGGATATCCAGAATTGCCTGCGTGATCCGTTCCCCCTGCGTAATTCCGATAATACGCCAGCCCCTGAGATAGTTGGCCGAACCTAGCGGCAGCACATGAAGCTCCTGCTGATTATTTTCCTGCTGCTTAAACAGAGGATACGGCTCATCTGTCACCAGCTGGTAACCGCTGTCTTCAGACATGACAATCTGATCCTGTTCATTGACCAGATAGAGGCTGAGGTAATCTTTTTCTCTGATAATGACGTTATAAACCTCGCTAAGATCCAGATCGATCTTCAGCAACTTTCCATATTTGGTAAAGGATCTGTAATTATCCATCCATCCGATAACACTAAGTGTAGGGGTCGAAGACGAGGTATTGTCGTTCTCACTTGTCCTGTATGCGGTAACAACAACCCTGTTGCTGGAGGACTCCGCCTGTTGATACCATTCACTTGTCAATACCTTCTGGTCCATGATATGGTAGTTGCCCCCGGAAACAATGGAGCGGTTATTTGTAAACACGTTGATCCGCTCAATCTGGTTGTTTACCGGCATATAGCTGTTCAACCGGTCCCGCAGCTGTTCATCAAAAGCACCATAAAAATCAATAAGGTCCTTATAGTTCCGGTCCAGCATTTCATACAGGTTCTTATCCGTAGACAATGTGTAGTTGACGGCAACCCCGCCTTCGATAAAATCATGAATATCCTTTCTCGCCCGCTCCAGGGAGATCTCCAGATTCTGCTGCTCCCTTGATTTGATAAGATCAGTAATCCGTTCCAGAAACACGAGGTTGATAACCATAATAGGCAGAAGCACACCAACGATATAGATCAGGATAAATTTAGAATTCAGCGGAATATCGTTGACAATATTGGTGAAACGGAATCTTTTTTTTTGCATGGCCTGTGCACCTGTCCTTCTTAGCGCTGCTTACAGTTATTCGAATTTTTGTATACCGAAGGCAGGACGCCCACGATCCTCTTGAACTTATCGATAAAATAATCCGTATTGCTGAATCCGACCTGTGCTGCAACATCAGAGATTTTCAGCTCCGTACGCTTCAGCAGGCCTTTAGCGGCTTCAATCCGCTTATGGTTCAAATATTCACAGAAGCTGCGGCCGGTCTCTTTGCGGAACACCTGCCCCAAATAGGCAGAATTCATATGAAATTGCCGGGCCAGCTCTTGAAGCTGCAATTTATTGCGGAATTCAAGGTCCACGTACTGGATAACATTATAGATCGTGTTCCCTTCGTTAGCCTCCTGCAGCTCAGCCAAATAGACAGCCGCCCGTCTGCACAGCCCGCTTACATAACTGCCCAGCCTGAAATAATCGCCCAGCTCGCCCAGGTTTCCGAACTCCTCGTGATGCTGGTTCATCATTCCGGCGGTTTCGCCATTACGTTCAGTGATCAGCCGGCATAAAGTCATTTCCAGATGGGCAATCCCTGCCTGGACAGCTTCCACCGAAAATAAATGCTGCGTGTAGAACATGAAGATATCCCTCACACATGGCTCAATCGCCTGAATATCGCCTGCCTTTACTTTTTCCAGCAGCTCTGTGAAGGTTTCCTGGTCGATACTCAACTCTTTAGAGGAGTTCCTGAAGTCGCTATTAAAAAAAACACCACCCTTTTCTCTGCGGTACTTCAGCTTCCACATTTCCAGCGTCTGCAAATAAATATCCTTTAGGGAAAGGGCGCCAGACATTCTTTCGCTGACCATAACGGCTACCGGCTCCTGTAGCTGCTCTGCCAAATCCTGCTGAAGGCGGTTGACTCCGGCAGTCAGGCTGTCCCGGGAAAGGAAGGCGGATTGCAGAATCAGGCCGAACCGGTCCGCGCTGTCCTGGAAGCAGCCTGCTAATTCGCAAGGGAAGTAATCCTTCAAATGCTGCTGAAGAAGCGCTGCGGCAGAGGGGGGATCGATAAGAATGCCCAACAATTCCGCATCTGTGGGTATATTCATCAAATTGGCTGCCATCAGCTGGATATCCTCATCATCCTCCCCCTGAATCAGGCGGTTGATCAGATTGCCGACAATCATGGCCTGTTTCTTCTGACGCTCCAGATTGGAAGCGATTTCATTATGAATCATCAAACTGATCCTGCTTAGCAGGGCTTCGATCTCCTCATCATCGATCGGCTTCAGCAAATATTGATCTACCCGCTGGCGCAGAGCAGTTCTTGCATATTGGAAATCGTCATAACCGCTTAATATTACAAACCTGGGCGGCTTAACCATGGATTGATTCAGCCTGGTAATTAGCTCAAGACCGTTAAAGACCGGGATATGAATATCCGTTAGCACAAGATCCGGCTTAAGCCTCTCGGCCATCCGCAGTGCATCCGGGCCGTTAAGAGCTTCCCCGCACACTTCAAATCCAAATCTTTCCCAGTCCACCATCGTCCGCAGCCCTTCAAGTACCCAGGGCTCATCATCAACAATCAGGACTTTCAACATGTGCCATGCACCTCCATGTTCAAATTTGCAAAGAGATGTCTGCAAAATAACTATAGACCATGCTAACATAGATTTGTGAAAACATGGAAGAAGAAGTGTGTAAAAAGAAGAAACCGGTCAGCTGTCCGGATAACTGCACCCCCTCTAAAAATAATTAAATCACTTCCGGTTCAAAGTCATATAATGTAACATAAGTCATTTACTTTGCAGATTTTTCTTCTATAATGATGTTTAAGTTACGTTAAAAATTACTCTTTTCGCATACACCCAACCTTTTATGTTATATTTCATTACGCAATTAACCTTGCTACAGGGAAGTGAATTTCTTGACGGTCACCTTGCTTCTCTCATCCAATGAATACAAGAAGAAATTATCCCGCTGCTACAATGAGGTTCATAAGGAGCTGTACGGAGTCGGCGTGACCCAGCTAAAGATTGAGGCTGTGAACGAGACAATGATTATGTTCCTGGTGAAGCATCAGCGGGTCGCAGCCCTTCGCGCACTGGAAGATCATTATCCCGAGCTGAAGCAGTCCGTAGACGCCGCGCTGCATCAGGAATTCAAGCGGAGAATCCAGAAGAAGCTTACCGAAGACCTGGAACTGCCAGCCGCAGGCGTGCTCAGGGACTACGATCCCCAGACGGCTTGGGCCTGCACAGTCATTATTTGTGATTCCGGTCCAGATCAATGATGCGGGATTTATCCCGCGGATTTACAGCAGCCGGTATCCATTGATTGTTATTCCGATAATTCAAAATACCAGGCTTCATCTCGATTCATCCTGATGAGCCGAAATTCCCTTAAGGTTCGCCCTATATCTGTTTACAGATTGCAGGAAGCCGTTGATTAGAGACCCTCTCTATTTCAGCGGCTTCTTTTTGTTATATACATCTGACCTCCAAGGCTTCGCAGCAATGCAGCCCTTGGTCAAAGGAGATTCCGTACATGAGAATTGTAGTAGCCATTACAGGAGCCAGCGGCTCAATTTACGGGTATTCCCTGATCCGCAGCCTGCACCAGCTTGGCATCGAAACCTATATCATCGCTACCGGGGCCGGTGCGAACGTGATGAAATATGAATGCGGCATAGAGATGCAGGAGCTTGCGCAGTACGGGACCATCCTGCCAAATTCCGATCTGTTCGCTCCCGTTGCCAGCGGATCCTTCAAAACGGACGGAATGGTGATTGTCCCCTGCTCAATGAATACACTTGGAGCTATTGCGAACGGCATGGGCGATACCCTCCTCAACCGTGCAGCCAGCGTGATGCTGAAGGAGCGGCGGCGGCTGGTCATTGTGCCCCGCGAAACACCGCTGCATCTGATTCATCTGGAGAATATGCTCCGTCTTGCCCGGGCAGGTGCCGATATTATGCCGGCCTCCCCCGGCTTCTATAACCATCCAACCGAAATATGGGAGCTGGTGAATTTCATGAATGCCCGGGTACTTGATGCATTCGGTATTGAACATCAGTTAATGAAGAGATGGGGTGAGGGTTAAATGGCTGCAGTTAATATCAGACAATTGCTGAACCACTGGGAGAGCAGCGGCCAGCTGCTGCACATCCGCAGGGAGGTTGACCCCCGCTTTGAGCTTGGGGCCGTTGTGAAGGCTGTAAAGGGTAAGCAGCCATTGCTGTTCGAACAGGTAAAAGGTTATCCCGACCCGATGACCGTCGGTCTTGGCGGCTCTAAGGAGCTGATCGCAGACAGCATGGACATGACTCCAGCCGAGCTGCTGCCAAGGCTGGTCGCCGCCATCGTCTCGCCTACGCCAACCCGGCTGGTGGAGCAGGCACCGGTGCACGAGAAGGTTATCACCAGCCGGATCCGCCTGAAGGAGCTGTTTCCGGTATGCACGTACCACGCGGAGGACAGCGGCGCTTATTATGTCTCCGGTGTGATGGTCGTCAAAGGCGAAGACGGGCGCAAGCGCTATACCTCCATCCGGCGCATGCAGCTGCTGGAGGGGAACCGGACCGGTATTCTGATCTCCTCCCCCGAGCTGTTCCAGCAGTACAAAGAATTCGAAGACCGCGGAGAGCCGATGGAAGCGGCGTTCATGTTCGGGGTTGTGCCGGCGGTCGTGCTGGCCTCGCAGATCAGCACCCACTTATTCCATACGGATAAGCTGGAGGTGGCTTCTTCCCTGCTCCATCAGCCGCTCGAAGTCGTCCAGTGCAAAACGGTTGACCTTGAAGTGCTGGCAGAGGCGGAGGTTGTGTTCGAGGGGCGGATACTCCCCGGTGTCCGCGAGCCGGAGGGTCCGTTTGGAGAACTGGGCGGCTATTACGGCCCGCGCACAGAGCAGCCGGTGGTCGAAATCTCTGCCGTCACCCACCGGAACCAGCCCATATGGCAAACCATCCTTCCGGCCAGCTACGAGGAGAAGCTGCCGATGGCCATCTCCCGCGAGATTGCCCTGCTCGGCTCCGTCCGCCAGGTTGTTCCTGGAGTGAAGGATGTCCATATTACGATGGGCGGGGTCGGCCGCTATCATGCGGTCATCCAGATCCGCAAAGTCCAGGAAGGTGACGGAAAAACGGCGCTGCTGGCTGCTTTTGCCGGTGACAAAGACCTCAAGCATGCTGTAGTTGTCGATGAGGATGTCAATCTGCTCGACCCGCTGGATGTGGAATGGGCCATTGCCACCCGAGTGCAGGCTGATCTCGATCTGTTCATCGTCCCGGGCGCCAAAGGTTCACCGCTGGAACCGTCACATAATTTGCGCGGGGTATCTGCCAAAATGGGCATCGACGCCACCTGCCCGCTCGCACATAAAGAGCAGTACCGGAGGACACATATTCCGGGACAGGATGAGATCCGGCTGGCCGACTATATATAGCTTAAACGTCCTTATGAAGGATAGGCTCACAAAACTTAAGCCTATGCTTCCGATGAGAGTTTTGTACGAGGCGAACTCTGTGAAGATGGCTCACAAAACTTTAGCCTATGCTTCCGAAGTGAGTTTTGTACGATGCGAACTCTGTGAAGATGGGCTCACAAAACTTTCAGGAGGTGCATGATGCAAGCGATCGGCTTAATTGAAACACGCGGCCTGACCCCGGCGCTGGAAGCGCTGGATGCTATGTGCAAGGCGGCGAATGTCAGGCTGGCCAGCTTCAAACGGGTTGGCTCAGGACTGGTGACAGTGATCGTCGAGGGCGATGTCGCCTCTGTGGCCGCAGCCGTCGAAGCCGGTGCAGCCGCTTATCAGAAGACCGGCGGGCAGCTGGTGGCATCAAATGTCATCCCGCGTCCGCATCCCGATCTCGCCAGGATGCTCCTCTAAGCTTCCTGCCGGAATAAAGTCATCAAGGAGGTGAATGACCTTGTCCAGTTTTATGAAGGACGTTGTTTCTGAAGTACTGCAAAGAAATCGCACCGCCGCTCCGGGGATAGCGGCCCCTGCTCCTTCCTGCACGGTAAGCAGCCGGGAGAACTGCCCGCACACCTGTGCTCAGCCGGGGCATTGCTCCAAGCCCGAGCTACCGCTTCAGCGCACCAATTACCAGAAAGAGCAGACTGCCAGGAGGCTGGCCGTTCTGGCCGGGCTCCCTTCACCGGCACAGGCTCCTGCCGGCAGGCAGCCGGATTCCCTTGCAGCTGCCAGGGTAATGCAGCCGGCAAAACAGCCGACAGCGGATGCTGTCCCCGGCCGGGACATGGCCGGACAATACCTGTCTCCACTGCTTCTGCGCACTTTGTCTCCGCTGGAGCAGAAGGATAACAGCCCCTTGGGGAACTCCACCCAGCCGCGGATCACCCCGGAGCCGCAGGACATACTTGCGCCGGTCCGCCTCCCGGCAGCAGGCGGGCTGGAGGTCTGGCTGTTCCCCCGCATCCGCGATGACCTCCGCCCGCTGCTTGGCAGCTCCAGCCGCAATTACAGCTCTGCCGGGGTTATCAGCGCAGCTGCTTGCCACCCGGGCCAGCTGTTCGCCGCCGAAGAGCTGCTCTCCGGCGAGCCTGAGCTGGAATCGGACATCTGCTGGAGCAACGACGGTGGCGGGTTTGAGCTTAAGCTGTTCGGCAAGGATCAGCATAAGGTGGCAGCCAAGCTGGAGGAGCTCACCGCATATATGCAGGCCGGAGCAGCTTCTCCTGTCCGGATATGGATCAGCCTGCAGCCCGCCCGGCTGCTGCGGCGGTATTTCGGCGGCGGACAGCAGGAGGCCATTGCAGTAGTAGCCGGTACTTCCCGCTGGAACAGCATCGGCATCGCAGAACAGTGGCTGCAGCGCCATCCTTCGTCCGGGCTGCACCTCCGCACGGAGCACGGTTACAGCATTATAAGCGGAGCTGCCGAACAGATGGCAGCGGCAGCTCCCGGGTTAGCAAACCTGGCTGAGACATGTAGATGATTACAATTACCGCTGAACAACGAATGAATTCATTAAGGAGGCTTCCTTCATGCAAGCACTGGGTTTAATCGAGACGCTGGGCTTTACCACCGCCGTCTCCGCGGCGGATGCCGCGCTCAAAGCAGCGGATGTGCAGCTGGTTGCCGTCGAGAAGGTCATCGGCGTCGGCGGTTCACTGGGCGTCACCCTGCATTTCAGCGGCGATGTTGCTGCCGTAACCTCATCCGTTGAGGCCGGCAAGGCAGAAGCGCAGCGGGTCGGCACCGTGGTCTCCGCCCATGTAATCGCCAAGGCGCATAGCGATGTGACCGGCAAGATACTGGACCATTACCTGTTGCCTGAGAACCGCTCTGAGGCTGGTGCTGATGTCTCCACCCCTCCGCCGCACCAGTCTTATGCAACAACCGCTAAGCCGCCTAAGTCAGCGGACTTAGCCCAAGCATCAGATTCACCGGATTTACCGGATCAGCCAAACTAAACTAATGGAGGTTTTTAAGATGGGAGAATCATTGGGATTAATCGAAACAAAAGGTCTGGTAGGCGCAATCGAAGCAGCTGATGCAATGGTAAAGGCTGCGAATGTAGAAATTTGCGGGTATGAAAAAATCGGCTTCGGTCTCGTAACGGTAATGGTCCGGGGAGATGTGGGTGCGGTAAAAGCAGCGACCGATGCAGGAGCTGCCGCAGCTAAGCGTGTCGGAGAGCTGGTGTCGGTGCATGTCATTCCGCGGCCGCACAGTGAAGTGGAACGCGCGCTATTGTCCAAGGGAATTGAATAATATTCACTATGGATAGCCGGCATAGCGCGGTTGCAGCCAGCGCCCTTCTCGGCCTGGCGTACCGGTCCAGGGAAGAGGAATTGAACAAGGACTTTCCCCGGGTCTTTATTCTGCTGGCCGGTCACTTTATTGGCATGGAGGAAGGGTATTCCGCAATAAAGCAGCTTGACCGGACCCGGACACGGCTACGGCTGGCGGGGGATGAACAGCTGCTCCGTGATATTACAGTTCAGGAGCTGGCTGCTGCAACAGGGGTTGACGATATTACTGCAACTGCTGCTCTCCGCTCTTGTTCAACGGAGGATGCCGATATTCTGTTTATTCCGGTCCTATCTTTGTCTCTGTTGTCCCGGTTAGCCCAGCTGGATGCCGGTGATCCTTTTGTGGAGCTGATTGTGCGGTTCCTCTGTGCCGGCAAACCCGTGGGGACACTGACGCTTGGGGCGAATCCGGGGCATTACCGCTGGGGGGAGCAAGGAATGTTTCAGGCCCCTCCCCGGCTGAAGGACGAACTGCAGCATAAGCTTGCAGCCATTGAAGATTTCGGCATTACGCTGCTTGAACCGGATCAGGTGAAACACTGGTTCTCTTCCGCCCAGACAAAATCGGGCAAACAGGTACTAACCGCGGGGGATATTCAGGCCGCACTAAGAATGTGCACCACGTCCATCCGCCTGGCCGCTCCGGCGGTGATCACTCCGCTTGCCGTGGATCTGGCCAGGCAGCATGGCATTGAAATTGTATTCTAGACCAAAGAGGTGACAATCACATGAAGCTGGGAATCATTACGGGGCATGTCGTCGCAACGCGCAAAGATGAGAATCTGATCGGTGCCAAGCTGCTGATCATTCAGCCGATCCTGCCTGATGGGGCACCTGCGGGCCAGCCGGTCGTTGCCGTTGATACAGTAGGCGCGGGCATCGGTGAGACGATCATCTACGCGGTGGGCAGCGTGGCTTCAAGAGCAACACAGCATCCGAATGCCCCGGTTGATGCAGCCATTGTCGGGATCGTGGACAGTGTGGATTGCGCCCGGACAGGAGGTGTGTAGCAGATGCTGACAACAGAGATAAGAGATGCGATTCAGCGCCGCCGGATGATTGATGTCCTGCTCTCCGGTGATGCTTATGCCGACCTGGTACTGAAAGGCGGCTATATTATCAACGTAATTACCCGGGAGATTTATCCCGGCGATGTCGCCGTCAAAGGCGAACGGATTCTGCTTGTCGGCCAGGCGGATAAGCTGATCGGCCCCTCGACCATTGTCGAAGACATGAGCGGCAAATTCATCAGCCCCGGTTTTATTGATTCCCATATGCATTTTGAGAGTGCGATGCTGACCGTTACGGAATTCTCGAAGCTGTCCATTCCTACAGGAACAACCACGCTGGTGGCTGATCCGCATGAAATCGGCAACGTGCTGGGGGTCCCCGGCATGAAGGCGATGATTGATGAAGCACGCACGCTGCCAAACCGCGTCCTGTTCACCGTCCCCTGCCTCACCCCCGATGTACCGGGCCTGGAAACTGCCGGGGCGGATATCGGCTCCAAGGATATGCAGGATCTGCTGAAGGATGACTATGTGCAGGGAATCGGCGAGCTGCAGGGCTTCAGCAATGTCCATCCGGTGTACAACAATGCGCCTTATTTAATAGATGATCTGCTTGCTTCCGTCTCTTATGCCAAATCAATCGGCAAAACCATCGAGGGCAACGCCCCCGGTTTGTTTGGCCGGGAGCTGGCAGCCCATATCATTTGTGGCGGCGGCCATGTCTCCTGCCACGAGACCACCACCAAGGAAGAAATGGTGGAGAAGCTGCGCTATGGGGTCAGCGTGTTCATACGCGAAGGCTCCTCGCAGCGGAACATGGCGGAATGCATCCGTGCCATTACTGAAGAAGGGATGGATTCCCGGAGGGCGATCCTCGTCTCCGATGATATGGTCCCGGAGGATCTGCTGAAGCATGGACACATGAACGATATTGTACGCCGCACTATTGCTGTAGGCATCGACCCTGTTGAGGCGATACAGATGGTTACGATCAATCCGGCTACCCATTTCGGCTTCCAGGATATCGGACTGCTGGCCCCCGGGGCCAAGGCCGATATCGCTGTCATCAGCGATCTGGCACAGATGACGGTATCGCAAGTGTATATCAGCGGAGTCAAGGTGGCCCAGGACGGCGAATTGACCCGTGACATCCCATCCTATACTTATCCCGCTTCCGTGAAGAAATCAGTCAAGCGGAAGCCCGTCAAGCTGGAGGATCTTCACCTCTCCTCAGGCGGGGCACATGGCAGCGTTCAGGTCCGCGCTATTGAGGTCATTCCCGACCAGAATCTGACCGGAGCGGGGATCTTCACCGCTGCCGTCAAGGACGGCGTCGTGCAGCCTTCGGTAGAGAATGACCTCCTGCCCCTGCTCGTTGTCGAGCGGCATGGCCGCAGCGGCAAGATCGGCAAAACCTTCGTCCGCGGCATGAAGCTGAAGGCCGGCGCCATCGCCGAAAGTGTGGCCCATGATACCCACAACATCATTGTCACCGGCACCAATTATGCCGACATGGTGACAGCGGTCAACCGGGTGATTGCCATGGACGGCGGGATCGCCATGATTGAAGGCGGCAAGGTGGTTGGTGATCTGCCGCTGCGCATCGGCGGTCTGATGACCGACGAGCTGACCGGCAAAGAGATGAGCGCAAGAATCACCGAGCTGCACCGTCTGGCCCGTGAGGAACTGGGCTGCACCCTGCATGTGCCGTTTATGCACCTGTCCTTCCTCTCGCTCGTCACCAGCCCGGCCTGGAAAATTACCGACATCGGCCTGATCGATGCCGATGCCTTTACCGTACTGCCGGCGCTGGTCTGATCATCACTATTTTATCAAAGGAGGCTGCTGCACTTGGGTATTCAGGTAGTCGATCTGTCCCAGGAAATCTATCAGGGGATGCCGGTGTTCCCGCCGCATCAGAAGACGATGATCTTCCCCAATATGAGCCATGAGGAGAGCCGGCAAAAGCTTGGCTTCGAATTCGCTACGAATAACCTGCTTATTAACGAGCATGGTCCGACCCATAGCGATGCTATTTATGAATATGACCCGCAAGGGGCGACGATTGACGAGATGCCGCTGGAGTATTTTTACGGGCCGGCCGTCTGTCTTGACCTCTCTCATATCTCACCCGATGACTATATTACCCGCAGGGATTTGGAGCTGGCCCTGGACAAAGGGTTTCTTCATCTCGACAAAGGAGACATCGTGCTGCTCTACACCGGTCATTATAACCGTGCTTACGGCACGGACGAATGGCTGACCCGCTACACCGGACTGGATTACGGAGCAGCTGAATGGCTGGCCCGGCAGGGTGTCGTTAATATCGGCATCGACGCGCCTTCCATCGACAACCCGCTGGATACCACCTTTGCCGGGCATCTAATCTGCCGTGAGTACAAGCTGACCAATACCGAGAATCTCTGCAATCTGGACCAAATCGCGCAGAAGCGGTTCCTCTACTTCGGGCTCCCGCTCAAAATCCGCAAAGGCACCGGCTCTCCCATCCGGGCCGTCGCAGTTTTCATAGAATAAAATATTAAGCAGGTGAAGGACATGAGAAACGGAACTCTGATCGAGGAAATTATCGTACCGGCATACGAAGGCAGAAGCGCTCTGGTGCGCAAAGGCCAGACACTGTATATCATAGACGTGGAGGGCAAGCAGGTCGGCGATTTCGTCTGCTTTAATGCCGGTAACCCTGACGAGCATGTCTCCCCTGTGCATATGCGGGCTTCACTCAGCAGCATCCGCCTTAAACCCGGCGACGGCCTCTACAGCAACTACCGGCAGCCGCTGATGCAGCTGACCCATGATACGGTCGGACGGCATGACTTCTTTTTCCCGGCCTGTGATTATTACCGCTACAAGGTTGATTTCGGACTGGAGCAGCACCCGAACTGCCACGATAATCTGCAGAGGGCATTGCAGAAATACAACCTTGGAGACCAGGAGCTGCCCGATCCGATCAACTGGTTCATGAATAATGCACTCGATGATAACCTCGACTATGTCATTGAAGAACCGCTCTCGAAGCCCGGTGATTATGTCGCTCTCCTGGCACTGACGGACGTGATTGTCGCCCTCTCCTCCTGCTCGCAGGACCTCGCTCCCGTCAACGGGTTCAAGGTCACTCCGCTGCTGATGCAGATTACCGGTTAGGCTGTTTTGTACACTGATATCCGATTTGTTCACACCCCCTGAATTCCATTTTGTTCACTGCTGTCAGCTTGCTGCACTGTTCTGTTCACCCCTATGAAGTTTATAATCATACTGTGAACAATACAGAGAGGCCTTGACGCCAGTGCGCATTATGAA encodes:
- a CDS encoding cyclase family protein → MGIQVVDLSQEIYQGMPVFPPHQKTMIFPNMSHEESRQKLGFEFATNNLLINEHGPTHSDAIYEYDPQGATIDEMPLEYFYGPAVCLDLSHISPDDYITRRDLELALDKGFLHLDKGDIVLLYTGHYNRAYGTDEWLTRYTGLDYGAAEWLARQGVVNIGIDAPSIDNPLDTTFAGHLICREYKLTNTENLCNLDQIAQKRFLYFGLPLKIRKGTGSPIRAVAVFIE
- a CDS encoding DUF1989 domain-containing protein, with the protein product MRNGTLIEEIIVPAYEGRSALVRKGQTLYIIDVEGKQVGDFVCFNAGNPDEHVSPVHMRASLSSIRLKPGDGLYSNYRQPLMQLTHDTVGRHDFFFPACDYYRYKVDFGLEQHPNCHDNLQRALQKYNLGDQELPDPINWFMNNALDDNLDYVIEEPLSKPGDYVALLALTDVIVALSSCSQDLAPVNGFKVTPLLMQITG
- a CDS encoding adenine deaminase gives rise to the protein MLTTEIRDAIQRRRMIDVLLSGDAYADLVLKGGYIINVITREIYPGDVAVKGERILLVGQADKLIGPSTIVEDMSGKFISPGFIDSHMHFESAMLTVTEFSKLSIPTGTTTLVADPHEIGNVLGVPGMKAMIDEARTLPNRVLFTVPCLTPDVPGLETAGADIGSKDMQDLLKDDYVQGIGELQGFSNVHPVYNNAPYLIDDLLASVSYAKSIGKTIEGNAPGLFGRELAAHIICGGGHVSCHETTTKEEMVEKLRYGVSVFIREGSSQRNMAECIRAITEEGMDSRRAILVSDDMVPEDLLKHGHMNDIVRRTIAVGIDPVEAIQMVTINPATHFGFQDIGLLAPGAKADIAVISDLAQMTVSQVYISGVKVAQDGELTRDIPSYTYPASVKKSVKRKPVKLEDLHLSSGGAHGSVQVRAIEVIPDQNLTGAGIFTAAVKDGVVQPSVENDLLPLLVVERHGRSGKIGKTFVRGMKLKAGAIAESVAHDTHNIIVTGTNYADMVTAVNRVIAMDGGIAMIEGGKVVGDLPLRIGGLMTDELTGKEMSARITELHRLAREELGCTLHVPFMHLSFLSLVTSPAWKITDIGLIDADAFTVLPALV